From a region of the Solanum stenotomum isolate F172 chromosome 2, ASM1918654v1, whole genome shotgun sequence genome:
- the LOC125854647 gene encoding protein SUPPRESSOR OF GENE SILENCING 3, giving the protein MSSSKWVGKPSNSSEKQKASSTPTVEEINRGIGDIGLNSEQNEGWEVYARKPKNKGGSSAGKQWAPQNPSPKAWGNQNTKAWGHPDVGKKSGTRNNAGSGRGSGNNWSTPSDPQKLARPHLYDGGFPSSAPVPPALKNGWDWSARVASAHPKDNSPVADDDDKASEHDAEDNELDFLDESDDDLHSDDFDSDVGEMSYETRKKNPWFNQLFDSLDSLTVTEINDPERQWHCPACKGGPGAIEWFTGLQSLMTHAKTKGLRVKIHRELAELLEEELRQRGTSVVPPGEVYGRWGGMEFKDKEIVWPPMVIIMNTRLDKDENDKWIGMGNQELLEYFSSYAAVKARHSYGPQGHRGMSLLIFEASAVGYIEADRLSEHFSENGRNRDAWERRSARFYPGGKRLLYGYMADKKDIDNFNQHSAGKSKLKFEMRSYKEAVWNPAKQMREDNQQLIWFKNKAAKHQMQAKALEESLSLVSEKHRQTLEENKIVRLKTKMHHEQIKEEMEFQEQFFKDQIKIIHDARTAREDNFEKTQQEQREMVKQSNANTSSVEDHRVRADKVAKFIKLQDKEMEEFVEERENLMQTHDDRIAALRRKYWEEEVELEREFDLELSKLMEKYSPKQSDEVNSSGTM; this is encoded by the exons ATGAGTTCCAGCAAATGGGTTGGGAAGCCTTCAAATTCATCAGAAAAGCAGAAAGCTTCCTCTACACCAACAGTTGAGGAGATAAATCGAGGTATTGGAGATATTGGTTTGAACTCTGAACAGAATGAAGGATGGGAAGTGTATGCTAGGAAGCCCAAGAACAAGGGTGGAAGCAGTGCTGGGAAGCAATGGGCTCCTCAGAATCCTAGTCCAAAAGCTTGGGGAAACCAGAATACTAAAGCTTGGGGTCATCCAGATGTTGGTAAGAAATCGGGAACGCGTAACAATGCTGGATCAGGGCGGGGTTCTGGAAATAACTGGTCTACACCTAGTGATCCTCAAAAACTTGCAAGGCCGCATCTATATGATGGAGGTTTCCCATCATCTGCTCCAGTTCCTCCTGCTCTGAAGAATGGTTGGGATTGGTCTGCTAGAGTTGCCTCAGCTCATCCCAAGGATAATTCCCCGGTtgctgatgatgatgataaggCCAGTGAACATGATGCTGAGGATAATGAATTGGATTTTCTTGATGAAAGTGATGATGACCTTCACAGTGATGACTTTGATTCAGATGTGGGTGAAATGAGTTATGAGACACGCAAGAAAAATCCTTGGTTCAATCAACTTTTTGACTCTCTTGACAGTTTGACTGTTACTGAGATCAATGATCCTGAACGACAGTGGCACTGCCCTGCATGCAAAGGTGGTCCAGGCGCAATTGAATGGTTTACAGGGTTGCAATCATTGATGACCCATGCAAAAACGAAAGGATTAAGGGTTAAAATACACAGAGAACTTGCTGAACTTTTGGAGGAAGAGCTTCGTCAGAGAGGTACTTCTGTTGTACCTCCAGGTGAAGTGTATGGAAGATGGGGTGGCATGGAATTTAAAGATAAAGAAATTGTGTGGCCACCAATGGTGATTATCATGAACACAAGGCTTGATAAAGATGAAAACGATAAG TGGATTGGAATGGGGAATCAGGAGCTGCTTGAGTATTTTAGCTCTTATGCTGCTGTCAAGGCTCGACATTCATACGGTCCACAAGGCCATCGTGGCATGAGTTTGTTGATTTTTGAGGCCTCTGCAGTGGGATACATTGAGGCTGATCGTCTCAGTGAGCATTTTTCTGAAAATGGAAGAAATAGAGATGCATGGGAACGTCGTTCAGCCCGCTTTTATCCTGGGGGGAAACGTCTGCTCTATGGCTACATGGCAGATAAAAAAGACATAGATAACTTTAATCAGCATTCAGCTG GGAAATCAAAGTTGAAGTTTGAGATGCGGTCATACAAAGAAGCTGTTTGGAATCCAGCCAAACAGATGAGGGAAGATAATCAACAACTAATATGGTTCAAGAACAAAGCTGCTAAACACCAAATGCAGGCTAAAGCTCTTGAAGAGTCTCTCAGTTTGGTGAGTGAAAAACACCGTCAGACATTGGAAGAGAACAAGATAGTCAGATTGAAAACAAAGATGCACCATGAACAAATCAAGGAAGAG ATGGAGTTTCAAGAACAGTTCTTCAAGGATCAGATCAAAATAATTCACGATGCCAGGACTGCCAGGGAGGACAATTTTGAAAAGACACAGCAGGAGCAGCGTGAGATGGTTAAACAATCTAATGCAAATACTTCCTCGGTTGAGGATCATCGGGTCAG GGCAGACAAAGTTGCCAAATTTATCAAACTCCAGGACAAGGAAATGGAGGAGTTTGTGGAAGAGAGGGAGAATCTGATGCAAACTCATGACGATAGGATAGCTGCATTGAGACGCAAATACTGGGAAGAGGAGGTTGAACTTGAGAGGGAATTCGACCTTGAACTGTCTAAGCTGATGGAGAAGTACTCTCCAAAGCAATCAGATGAGGTCAATAGCAGTGGCACCATGTGA